GGCCACTATGCAGGTGACGGCTGGCCCCGTCTTACCCGGCAGCTTCACGCGTTGCGCACGTAACTCCTGCTTGACCTCGCGCGCCTTTTGGCCTGCGCGCCCCGGCAGGATGAAGCCGATCTCTCCCAGAGCTTCGCTGGCGTCTACCGTGTCCCACAGCTTGCCTGCCTCATCAAGGCTGCGGTTGTGTTGGGAACGTATCAGCCAGTCTGCAGGATTGCCGAGCTCATTAGCACGCTCCATCATCGCAGCGATATCGCCTTCCCGATCCGCCACGTAGACCAGGCGAGTCTCAGGCAACATCGCGGCCTGTTCTGCAACGCGTTCGTAGCTTTCAGTCCACCGTACGCTCTCTGTAATACCAACCCGCTGCCCGTTTGCATCCAGCGGCTCCCGGGCCCACATCCAGGCGTCGATCACACCGAGTGGTTCCCGATCCGGCGTCACAGCGTAGGTCGGATGCAGATACATCCCCCTCTGCGCTTCGTAGCTCAAGGGCCCGAGCCCATCGATCTCCTGGCCGTTAAAATTCAACTCGGTTGTGTCTGCAATGCACAGCACCACCGGGAATTGCCGCGCCCGCCCTGCCGTGCGCTCCCAATGCGGCTGCATCATGTCTGTCCACTCGACTTCCTCGTTGCCGAGAAATCGATAGGCAGCGATGGTCTCTGCCCAGTCTTCGCATGCGCCAGGAATGCTCGCAGTCGGCCTCGCAGCCAGTCGCTTCAGCAGCCCCTTCGCCCGTCGG
The sequence above is drawn from the Cupriavidus sp. D39 genome and encodes:
- a CDS encoding IS4 family transposase, yielding MNNESGAWVDEEFEALDLGDPRRDRRAKGLLKRLAARPTASIPGACEDWAETIAAYRFLGNEEVEWTDMMQPHWERTAGRARQFPVVLCIADTTELNFNGQEIDGLGPLSYEAQRGMYLHPTYAVTPDREPLGVIDAWMWAREPLDANGQRVGITESVRWTESYERVAEQAAMLPETRLVYVADREGDIAAMMERANELGNPADWLIRSQHNRSLDEAGKLWDTVDASEALGEIGFILPGRAGQKAREVKQELRAQRVKLPGKTGPAVTCIVAQEIGAPAGVTPVVWRLLTNREAQDTDAVVELIDWYRARWEIEMFFNVLKNGCKVEALQLSHMDRVERALVFYMVVAWRIARLMRLGRTCPDLDASLFFDADEIRGAYLLAKKARPKTPVTLNQMIRLIASLGGFLGRKCDGEPGAKTIWIGMQRTMDAAFMILALRAEDS